In Luteipulveratus mongoliensis, the DNA window CGTACGTCGTTGTGGTCATTGCTGACGCCGGTGCTGATGGCGGGCGACAGTCTCGGACTGATCGACGCACCTGCGTCCGTGCTCCCTGAGCTCGCAGCCCGGCTCGACGTGCAGGCCGAGTCGTGCCGTCCGTCCTCGGAGTCCTTCGTCAATCCGGCCAAGCTGGCCGCCGTACAGCTGGGTGACACGGTGCCGATGGCGCTCGGCGACAACGCGTTGACAGGTGTCGCGGCCCTGCGGGCGGCGTCCATGCTGACCCGGACGGCACGGATGCCGGCCACCTGGGGTGAGCTGCCGGATGCCGCATCGCAGGTGGTGGCGTGCTTCGACGGTCCGTTCACCGCAGGTGGCGGTCGCGGATCCATGAACGGCGGTGTCGACGTGTTCGCCGACCCGTTCCTGGACGCACCCGCCCAGCCTTCGCTCGGCCTGCTCATGCTGCAGGACGCGCCGCCCGAGCAGCCGAGCCAGCAGACCGACGAGGCGCAGGCTCTGACCGACGCGCTGCTCGAGACCGCCCGTGAGGCCGGGGTCACCGTCGTCGAGACCGTTGCCGAGGCCGGACCGGCCGTCGTACGTCTGGCCGGAATGCTGTCGTTCACCGACTACGTCTCGACCTACCTCGCCCTCGGCCTCGGCCTGGACCCATCGGTCTCGCCGCACGTCGCTGAGCTGCGTGACCGCACCAAGGGCTGGAAGCCGTGACCGATGGCGCCCGTCCCGCCCAGCGCGATCTCGAAGGTGGTGTCGAGCGGGACTTCCGCCAGGCGATGTCCTACGGCGACTACCTCGACCTGGACCGCCTGCTGTCGGCGCAGCACCCGCTCGCTCAACCGCCGCAGCACGACGAGCTGCTGTTCATCGTGCAGCACCAGACCAGCGAGCTGTGGTTCAAGCTCGTCCTGCACGAGCTGCGTTCGGCGCGCGACCTGCTGCGTGGCGACCAGCTCGCGGCATCGCTGAAGCGGCTGGCCCGGGTCAAGCACATCCAGTCCACACTCACAGAGCAGTGGTCGGTGCTGGCGACCCTGACACCGAGTGAGTACGCGCAGTTCCGCGACTTCCTGGCGACCTCGTCAGGCTTCCAGTCCTACCAGTACCGCGCCGTGGAGTTCCTGCTCGGCAACAAGAACGCCGACATGGTCCCGGTCTTCGACCACGACCCCGTCGCGCAGGAGATGCTCACCCAGCTGCTCCACGAACCGAGCCTGTACGACGAGTTCATCGCGCTCCTCGCGCGGCGCGGTCTCCCGGTCCCGGCCGAGCTCCTGGACCGTGATTGGTCGAAGCCGCACCAGGCGAATCCCGCTCTCGTGCAAGCGATCCGGGCGGTCTACGAGGATCCCGAGGAGCGCTGGGACATCTACGAGGCGTGCGAAGAGCTGGTCGACCTCGAGGACAACTTCCAGTTCTGGCGGTTCCGTCACCTCAAGACCGTGGAGCGCATCATCGGGTCGGCCCGAGGCACCGGCGGCAGCAGCGGTGTGCCGTTCCTGCGCAAGGCCCTGGAGCTGACGTTCTTCCCCGAGCTGTACTCCGTCCGAGGGCAGATCGCCGAGTCGCGGTAGGGCCCACTTACGCTGACACCGTGACGCACTTCGACCTCGCCATCATCGGCACCGGCTCCGGCAACTCCCTGGTGACTCCCGACTTCGACGGCAAGCGTGTCGCGGTCATCGAGGAGGGTCTGTTCGGCGGCACCTGCCTCAACGTCGGGTGCATCCCGACCAAGATGTTCGTGTACGCCGCTGATGTCGCCGACCATGTGCGCGACTCCGCGCGCTACGGCATCGACGCCACGCTCGACGGCGTGCGCTGGCCCGACATCCGCGACCGCGTCTTCGGACGGATCGACCCGATCGCCGAGGGCGGCAAGGACTACCGCGTCAACGGACCCAACACGACGGCCCACCTCGGGCACGCGACCTTCACCGGGCCGCTCTCCCTGGAGGTCGATGTCGACGGCACGAAGCAGGAGGTCACGGCCGACCAGATCGTCGTGGCCGCCGGCGGGCACGCCAACGTCCCGGAGGTCGTCCAGGCATCGGGTGTGCCGTTCCACACCAGCGACACGATCATGCGGATCGATGAGCTGCCCGCCTCGATGGTCATCGTCGGAGGTGGCTTCATCAGCGCCGAGTTCGCCCATGTCTTCTCGGCGCTCGGCGTCGACGTCCGCATCGTGACCCGCGGGCCTGCGCTGCTGCGAGCCGAGGACGCCGAGATCTCCCAGCGCTTCACCGAGATCGCCCAGAAGCAGTGGGAGGTCCACCTGTCCGCCACCGTCGAGACCGTCAAGGGCGACGACGCCGGTGTCACGCTCTCGCTCGCCGACGGCACGACCGTCGAGGGCGACATCCTGCTGGTCGCCACCGGTCGCACACCCAACACGCAGCACCTCGGGGTCGAAAAGGCAGGCATTGTAACGCATTCCGACGGTCGCATCAAGGTCGACGAGTTCGGTCGTACGACGGCTGCCGGAGTCTGGTCGCTGGGAGACATCTCGTCGCCGTACCAGCTCAAGCACGTCGCCAACCATGAGGCGCGCACCGTGGCGCACAACCTCGTACACCCCGACAACCTGCGCGCCAACGATCACCGGTTCGTGCCCGCTGCGGTGTTCACCCATCCCCAGGTCGCGTCGGTCGGTCTCACCGAGCAGCAGGCGCGCGACGCGGGCCACGACGTGACCACCAAGACGCAGGCCTTCGGTGATGTCGCGTACGGCTGGGCGATGGAGGACACGACAGGTGTCTGCAAGCTGGTCGCGGATCGAACGACCGGCGCGCTGCTGGGCGCGCACATCATGGGGCCGCAGGCGTCGACTGTCATCCAGCCGGCCATCCAGGCGCTGTCATTCGGACTCGGGGTCCGCGAGATGGCGCGTGGACAGTACTGGATCCACCCGGCACTGGCCGAGGTGCTGGAGAACGCCCTGCTCGGGCTGGACGTACCCGGCCAGGACTGAGCACCACGACTGACGGTCCGCCGGTCGGTGGCGTCGTCTGACGGTCGCTCGGTGCCCATACGATGTGCGCCATGGCTGGCGGACTGGTTGCTCTTCTGGACGATGTCGCGGCGCTCGCACGAGCTGCTGCCGCATCGATCGACGACGTCGGCGCCGCTGCGGCCCGGGCGAGTGTGAAGGCCACCGGTGTCGTCGTCGACGACACCGCGGTCACACCGCGCTACGTGCAGGGCCTGGACCCCAAGCGTGAGCTGCCGATCATCAAGAAGATCGCCAAGGGCTCGATCCGCAACAAGCTGCTGTTCATCCTGCCGGCGATCATGCTGCTGTCGCAGTTCCTTCCGTGGCTGCTGATGCCGGTGCTGATGGTCGGCGGTGCGTACCTCAGCTACGAGGGTGCCGAAAAGCTCTGGGAGGCGCTGCGCGGCGGGCACGAGGAGGAGAGCAACGCGGACAAGAGCGAGGCCGAGATCACCGGCGGGGCGATCCGCACCGACTTCATCCTGTCGGCCGAGATCATGGTCATCTCGCTCAAGGAGGTCGAGGACGAGCCGTTCCTCTCGCGCCTGGCCATCCTGATCGTCGTCGCCCTCCTGATCACCGTGCTCGTCTACGGCGTGGTCGCTCTGATCGTGAAGATGGACGACGTCGGCCTGCACCTGACGCAGAAGCCCGGCCGTGGCGCACAGCGCCTCGGCAGCACGCTGGTGCACGGCATGCCCAAGGTGCTCAGCGTGCTCTCGACCGTCGGGATCGCCGCGATGCTCTGGGTCGGCGGCCACATCCTGCTGATCGGGCTGGACGACGTCGGCTGGCACTGGCCCTACGCGCAGGTCCACCACCTCGAGGAGTCGGTGCACGACGCCACCGGTGCGCTCGGCAGCGTCCTCGGCTGGCTGACCAACACGCTAGGCTCGGCCCTCGTCGGACTGGTCGTGGGCGCGGTCATCGTCGCCGCCCTGCACGTCATCCCGCGCCGCAACAGCAAGGTGGCCGAGGGCGCCGCCCACTGAGGCGTTCAAGGTGGCTGCTGCTGTTCAACATCGGGAGTGTCGGCAAAAGCCTCGATGAGCCCACGCCGCTCTACGTGATCCTCGAGGGCGTCCTCGGCGGCAACCTGTACATGTCCGAGCTGCGCGACCGCATGTACCGAGGCGACATCCGGCACGGGCGTGCCCGGACCTACCATCGCGTCTGAGCAAACCTCACACAGACGCAGGAGGCTGACGTGACTCAGGAGATCGTTCCGGACACCAAGGACTGGACCTGGACCCTCGAACGTCCTTGTCCCGACTGCGGATTCGACGCAGGCGCGGTGACCGCTGATCAGGTGGGCATTCTCGTCCTGCAGGCCGCGCAGCCCTGGACCGAGGTGCTGGAGCGCGCAGACGCGCGTGACCGTCGTACGCCTGGGGTCTGGTCGGACCTGGAGTACGGCTGCCACGTCCGCGACGTGTGCGTGCTGTTCGCTCAGCGGACCCAGCAGATGCTGGAGGAGGACGACCCGGCGTTCGCCAACTGGGATCAGGACGTAACGGCGGCCGAGAGCAACTACGCCGAGCAGGATCCGGCGGCCGTGTCGACCGAGCTCGCCGAGGCTGCAGCGGCCTATGCCCGGGCGTACGGAGAGGTGACGGGGGAGCAGTGGGCGCGCACCGGCGTACGGTCCGGCGGGTCGCACTTCACCGTGCTGACCCTCGCGCAGTACGGCTTGCACGACCTCAACCACCACCTGCACGACGTCGGTGCCGTCGGAGTCCAGACCCAGCAGTGAGCTCGGGCCTCTACACTGGCCCGTGCCGGCGTGGGTGATGACCCGCGAGTTCCCAGAGGGGCGCGCCGAGTCCGAAACCAAGACAGGGAGTTCTTCCACCATGTCGTTTGACCACAAGGTTCGCGATCTGAGCCTCGCCGAGGCCGGCCGCCACCAGTTCCGCCTGGCCGAGCACGAGATGCCCGGCCTGATGTCCCTGCGCGAGGAGTTCGGCGACAGCCAGCCGCTCAAGGGCGCCAAGATCGCCGGCTCGCTGCACATGACCGTGCAGACCGGCGTGCTCATCGAGACGCTGACGGCGCTCGGTGCCGAGGTCCGCTGGGCCTCCTGCAACATCTACTCCACCCAGGACGAGGCCGCGGCCGCCGCAGTTGTCGGCCCCGACGGCACTCCCGAGGACCCCAAGGGCGTCCCGGTCTTCGCCTGGAAGGGCGAGTCGCTGCCGGAGTACTGGGAGTGCACCAACGAGATCCTCACCTGGCCCAATGGCGAGGGTCCCAACATGATCCTCGACGACGGCGGCGACGCCACGATGCTGGTCCACAAGGGCCGCGAGTGGGAGGCCGCCGGTCAGGTGCCCCCCACGACCGACGCGGACTCCGAGGAGTTCTCCGTGTTCAAGGACCTGGTCCGCAAGACTCTGGCCGAGGACCCGAAGAAGTGGACCAAGATCTCTGAGGGCATCAAGGGTGTCACCGAGGAGACCACCACCGGTGTGCACCGGCTCTACGAGCTGGCCAAGGCCGGCGAGCTGCTGTTCCCGGCGATCAATGTCAACGACTCGGTCACCAAGTCCAAGTTCGACAACAAGTACGGCTGCCGCCACAGCGTCATCGACGGCCTCAACCGTGCGACCGACGTCCTCATCGGCGGCAAGGTTGCCGTCGTGGCCGGCTTCGGCGACGTGGGCAAGGGTGTTGCCTCCGCGCTGGCCGGTCAGGGTGCGCGCGTCATCGTCACCGAGGTCGACCCGATCTGTGCGCTGCAGGCCGCGATGGAGGGCTTCCAGGTCGCCAAGCTCGATGACGTGCTGGACATTGCCGACATCTACGTCACGACGACCGGCTGCTACGACGTGATCACCGCCGACCACATGTCGAAGATGAAGAACAAGGCGATCGTGTCCAACATCGGTCACTTCGACAACGAGATCGACATGGCCGGCCTGGCCAAGATCCCGGGCGTCAAGAAGGTCGAGATCAAGCCGCAGGTGCACGAGTGGACCTTCGAGGGTGGCAACTCCATCATCGTGCTGTCCGAGGGTCGCCTCATGAACCTCGGCAACGCCACGGGCCACCCGAGCTTCGTGATGTCGAACTCGTTCGCCAACCAGACGATCGCGCAGATCGAGATCTTCACCAAGCCGGGCGAGTACAAGAACGACGTCTACGTCCTGCCCAAGCACCTGGACGAGAAGGTCGCCCGTCTGCACCTGGCGGCGCTGGGTGTCGAGCTCACCGAGCTGTCCAAGGCGCAGGCCGAGTACCTCGGTGTCGACGTCGCCGGCCCCTACAAGCCGGAGCACTACCGCTACTGACCGATCCGCCGGTCGAGTAGGGCGAGGGGTCGAGTAGGGCGAGGAACGAGCCGTATCGAGACCCAGAACCCGTATCGAGACCTCTGCCGTACGCCGTCCGCTCACCTGAGCGGGCGGCGTACGCGTGTGTCACGGCGTACTTGGAGAACTCTGTGTGAAAATGTGGCCGCGTCCCGGGGCGCTGTTCGGCGAGCCCGGGGGAGCCACAACGGAAGGACACCCACACGGTGAAGGGCCGCATACTCGTCGTCGATGACGATCCCGCTCTCGCTGAGATGCTCGGCATCATCTTGCACAGCGAGGGTCTCGAGGTGACCCATTGCGCCGAGGGGGGCACCGCCGTACAAGCCTTCCGCGACAGCAAACCCGATGTCGTGCTGCTCGACGTCATGCTTCCCGGGCTGGACGGCATCGAGGTGTGCCGGCGGATCCGCGCCGAGTCCGGTGTCCCGATCATCATGCTCACCGCTCGCACCGACACCGTCGACGTGGTCGTCGGCCTGGAGTCCGGAGCGGACGACTACGTCAACAAGCCGTTCAAGCCCCAGGAGCTGGTCGCCCGCGTGCGAGCCCGGCTACGCCGGGGCGATGAGCCGGAGCCGGAGCGCCTGCAGATCGGTGACCTGACGATCGATGTCGCAGGACACACCGTCAAGCGTGCCGACGAGCTGATCTCGCTGACACCGCTGGAGTTCGACCTGCTCGTCGCTCTTGCACGCAAGCCGTGGCAGGTGTTCACCCGTGAGGTCCTGCTGGAGCAGGTCTGGGGCTACCGCCACGCCGGCGACACCCGACTGGTCAACGTGCACGTCCAGCGGCTGCGTTCCAAGATCGAGCGGGACCCGGAGCGTCCGGAGATCGTGCTGACCGTGCGTGGGGTCGGCTACAAGGCGGGATCGAGCTAGGCCCATGTCCAGCAGCGGTGTCACCGACGGGACCAGTCCGGCCGCCGGTGGATCGACCCCTCGGGCGGGCGAACCGACGTGGGACGAGCGCCTCCGGCTGCTGCTGATGCACAGCGGCTGGCGCGGGCGGCGCGTGCTGCGCCGCTGGCTACGGCCGTGGCGGCGATCACTGCTGCTACGGGTCATGACGACCACCGTGCTGCTGGGGGCGCTGACGTCGTTCGCGCTCGGGTCGTTCATGTACCAGCGCATCGCCGACGGCCTTGTGGCCGCCAAGATGCGTTCGTCGGAGCAGGACGCTGCGCAGCGCCGCACCGATGCCGAGCGGAAGATCGCCAGCACCATCAGGGTCGACCCGAGCACGATGCAGCAGCTCGGCCAGGACATCGTCGACCAGACGGCGGCGCCAGGCGAGGACCGGTCACGTCTAGCCATTCTCACGCTAGCGAAGACGCCGGGCGAGACCAACGACGCCTTGCCCGCGATGTTCACACCGCCCTACGTCCAGGAGAGCTGGATCCCGGAGTCGATCCGCGACGCGCTGGATGCTGATCCTGAGCACCAGCAGGCGATGACGATCCGCGTCAGTGGGCAGGACGAAGGGTCGCCGACCAACATCCCAGCGGTCGTCATCGGCTCTCAGCTCCGCCTGCAGCAGGCCGGCAACTACGACCTCTACATCATCTATCCGATGCAGACGGAGACTCGCACGCTCGCGCTCATCAAGAACGCGTTCATCCTGGGTGGTCTCGGACTGGTCCTCCTGCTCGCCGCGCTCGCCTACATGGTGACGCGCATGGTGGTCACACCGGTCCGCTCGGCCCGGCACGTGGCCGAGCGGCTGAGTGAAGGCGCGCTCAACGAGCGCATGGTGGCTCAGGGAGAGGACGACCTGGCCCGGCTCGCGACATCGTTCAACGCCATGGCCGACAACCTGCAGCGTCAGATCCGTCAGCTCGAGGACCTGTCTGAGGTGCAGCAGCGTTTCACCTCCGACGTCTCGCACGAACTGCGCACCCCGTTGACCACGATCCGGATGGCGGCCGACCTGATCCATCAGAGCCGCAGCGACTTCAGCGCGCCGGTGTCCCGGTCGGCCGAGCTGCTGCTGCGCGAGCTGGACCGCTTCGAGTCGCTGCTGGCCGACCTTCTGGAGATCAGCCGGTTCGACGCCGGTGCAGCCTCCCTCGAGCTGGAGCAGGCTGACCTGCGCGATGTCGTACGCCGGGTCATCGACTCCACGGCGACCCTCGCCTCACGCGCCGGCACCGTGGTCATGGTCGAGGCTCCTGCGCCCTGCCGTGCGGACATGGACCAACGCCGTGTCGAGCGAGTGATCCGCAACCTCGTGAGCAACGCCATCGAGCATGCCGAGCAGCGTCCGATCGACATCACGGTGGGGGCCAACGACACCGCGGTTGCCGTGTCCGTACGCGACCACGGCGTCGGTCTCAAACCGGGGGAGGCCTCGATGGTCTTCAACAGGTTCTGGCGATCGGATCCGGCCCGCGCGCGGACGACGGGCGGCACCGGACTAGGGCTGTCGATCTCGTTGGAGGACGCCCGTCTGCACCAGGGTTGGCTGCAGGCCTGGGGAGAGCCGGGTGAAGGCTCGTGCTTCCGTCTCACTCTGCCGTTGCGGCCGGGTGACGCCATCAAGCGCTCGCCGACGCGCCTGGTCGATGTGGCGCCCACGGCGACCGCGGACCCGAGCACGTTGGTGATTCCTGCTGCTACGGACCGGGTGGACCGATGAGGCGCGTGCTGGTCGCGGTCCTGACGGTGTGCTGTCTCCTGGCGCTCAGCGCCTGTGGCGGGATCCCCAAGCAGAGCGCGGTGCAGCCGCGGCTCGCGGTCGGCACCGATTCCGGCAAGGAGGTCAACCGCGTCTCGATCGACCCACTGCCGCCCCAGTCGGGTGCGACTCGCGAGCAGGTGGCGGCGGGCTTCATCAAGGCGCACATCGGCACCGACGACGCCTTCGCGACAGCCAAGGACTTCATGGCGCCGGCCGCTCAGCAGCGCTGGGGGCCCGACCAGTCGATCGTGGTGCTGCGGGACCATAACCTCACGATCACCCGCAAGGGCAACGTCGTGACGGTCTCAGCGGTCGCGATCGCGCAGGTCAGCTCCGACGGACACCTCTCGGAGCTGCCGGAGCCCAAGTCAATGAGTGTCGCCCTGCCGATGGCGAAGGTCGGCGAGGACTGGCGGGTCGCTCAGGTGCCGCCCACCCTCGGGTTGTGGCTGGCCAAGGACGACTTCACGCGGCTCTACACCCCGCGTCAGATCTTCTACGGCGCGATCGGTCAGAAGAAGGTCCTGGTGCCCGACACACGATGGCTGTCCGAGCCGGCCAGTGTCACCGCGATGGCCAAGGCGGTGCTGACGCCACCGCCGGCATGGTTGTCGCCCGCGGTGCGGCACCAGATGCCTGCAGGGATCGACCTTCCGGTGCAGTCGGTGCCGGTGTCGGACGACGGCACCGCCCAGGTCGAGCTCCCGCCCGAGATCCGTGACGCGTCACCGGCAGACCGAGTGCTGCTGTGGGCGTGCATGCTGCAGACCCTCAGCCTGGGACCGAAGGTGCAAAAGGTCGAGGTCACGGTCGGTGGCGCACCCCTTCAGGTGCCGCAGTTCCCGCCACAGCCGGCCTCTGCGGGAGACCTGGGCTACCAGGCGATCGTCTCCAACGACGGCCCGGCGATCCTGCGCGACGGCGAGCAGCTGCAGTGGGAGACAGACACCCTCGGCAGTGAGAACGACCACAACACCAAGCTGCGCCCCGAGGAAGAGACGCTGCCGAGTCTGCCTGCCATCACCCGCAACTGGACGCTGCTGGCCGCCGACAGCCAGGCGCGTGAGCTGGCTGCCGTCTCGGGTGACCTGCGCACGATCTCTCGCTGGGTCGGGGGCCATCGGTACGATCGGCCGGCCTTCGCGACCGGCCTGGTGCGGCCCTCGTACGACGGTGACGGGAGCCTATGGCTGGCGGGCCGAGCCCTGGCGACTGCGGGCCCCACTCCGACGACCGGCAAGCCTGATGCTGCGGGGCCGGCAACGGTGTGGGTCATCGACACCGGCGATCCCGTCGAGCAGGCGCAACCCAAGGCGATCGACGCCCCCTGGCTGGCCGGCCGCGACGTGCTCGCCCTTGAGGTCTCTGCGGAGGGACAGCGTGTCGCGCTCGTGGTCCGCGAGCGCAACGGCGGCCGAACCTCCTTGCTCATCAGTGCGATTCAGCGGGATCCGCAGGGTGAGGTCGAGTCCCTGACTCCGCCGCGGGTGGTGAACGACTCGGTCACCCACCTCACCGACGTGTCGTGGGTCAACAGCACGACCCTGGCGGTCGTCGGCAAGCTTCGGTCCGACCCGTCGCAGGAGCGGCCGATCCTGGTGAATTTGGACGGTTTCGCGGCACCGCTGCGGCGCGCCGACGGCGCCGTTCGCGTCGTCGGAGGTACGCGCTCGCAGGACAACGTCAGCGTCGTCACCAATCGCGACACGATCCTGGTCCGCCAAGGCGAGGCCTGGAAGAAGGTGGCCACAGGCCAGGACCTGGTGGTCCCCGCCCCTCAGTAGTCCACAGCCCATGGCCGCAGGCGGGCTTCGCACACAGCTCGAGTGCCGGACCTGCCGGATCGTGGCCGGCGCTGGTCCGATGGGCGCATGACTGCTGCACATGCACTGCTCGACCTGGTGCTGCCGCGACGCTGCGCAGGTTGTGACGCACCGGGGGACGGGTGGTGCGCCGACTGCCGGGACGAGGTGGCGAGGCGTCGTCGTGGCCCGGCTCGGCCGACGCGCCCGTCGCCCGCCCCGGACGGATTCCCACCCACCTGGGCGATGACGACGTACGAGGACCCGGTGCGCCGAGCCATCGTGGAGCACAAGGACTCTGGTCGTGCCGATCTGGTGCCGTTGCTCGCTGCCTGGTGGCGCGATGCAGCGGCGGGAGCCCTATCAGGCGACCCGCACGCCTGTGCGGCCCTGGGGCAGGCGCCAGTGTTCGTGGTCCCTGCGCCGTCCTCGGGGAGCGCGAGGCGGCAGCGCGGGCGAGACCCGTGGGCTGAGGTCACCAGAGCGGCCGTCGCGGGAGTGTCCACGCTGTCCTTCCATCGTTGCTTGACGCAGGTGCGGCGAGTCGCAGACCAGTCCGGGCTGGACGCAGCCGCGCGATGGGACAACCTGCATGCCGCGATGGCTGTCCGCGATCCGGGACCTCTGAGAGGGGCGGTGTGCCTGGTGAGCGATGACGTCCTGACCAGCGGCGCCACCCTCACGGAGGCCTCTCGAGCGCTCTACGCCGCCGGTGCGAGGCACGTCTGCGCGGCGGTGCTGGCGGCCACGCAGCGACGTCCGCGGACTACCCGTGGACTCCAGGCACCGGGTCGTCTACCGTGACGGGATGGAGCACCTGCTGCACTCAGCGCAGCGCCTGGTCCGTCGAGCCGCGAGCGGTTCCGCGCCAGGAGTGCCCGACGAGCACCAGACATCGTGGACTGGGGTGATGCCGTTCAGCGAAGGGGCCTGACCGCCCTGTTCTCTCGAATCGTTCATCCCCAGGAGGTAGTCCATGGAGATCACTGTCACGGGACGGCACGCCACGATTGCGGACAGGTTCCGCCGCCACATCGAGGACAAGCTGTCGAAGATCCCTCAGCTCGACCCGAGGGTCACCCGATGTGAAGTCGTTCTGTCGCATGAGTCGAACCCGCGCCAGGCGAAGGCCTCCGAACGGATCGAGATCACCTGCTACGCCAGACGTACGGTGATCAGGGGTGAGGCTTCGG includes these proteins:
- a CDS encoding SIS domain-containing protein, translating into MPYIEESALDDVERLSRVDSQDTLRALATAGAQVREAVTLSQEAGVERVAYGERPRSVLVAALGGSSVVADVLDLLAEPGSPVPVTVRRNLPLPGWVGPLDLVIAVSLSGRAEGPLALAAEAARRGAALLTVGAEDSPLADVCKQHRGVHIGVGRDRTSSRTSLWSLLTPVLMAGDSLGLIDAPASVLPELAARLDVQAESCRPSSESFVNPAKLAAVQLGDTVPMALGDNALTGVAALRAASMLTRTARMPATWGELPDAASQVVACFDGPFTAGGGRGSMNGGVDVFADPFLDAPAQPSLGLLMLQDAPPEQPSQQTDEAQALTDALLETAREAGVTVVETVAEAGPAVVRLAGMLSFTDYVSTYLALGLGLDPSVSPHVAELRDRTKGWKP
- the kynA gene encoding tryptophan 2,3-dioxygenase → MTDGARPAQRDLEGGVERDFRQAMSYGDYLDLDRLLSAQHPLAQPPQHDELLFIVQHQTSELWFKLVLHELRSARDLLRGDQLAASLKRLARVKHIQSTLTEQWSVLATLTPSEYAQFRDFLATSSGFQSYQYRAVEFLLGNKNADMVPVFDHDPVAQEMLTQLLHEPSLYDEFIALLARRGLPVPAELLDRDWSKPHQANPALVQAIRAVYEDPEERWDIYEACEELVDLEDNFQFWRFRHLKTVERIIGSARGTGGSSGVPFLRKALELTFFPELYSVRGQIAESR
- the mtr gene encoding mycothione reductase — protein: MTHFDLAIIGTGSGNSLVTPDFDGKRVAVIEEGLFGGTCLNVGCIPTKMFVYAADVADHVRDSARYGIDATLDGVRWPDIRDRVFGRIDPIAEGGKDYRVNGPNTTAHLGHATFTGPLSLEVDVDGTKQEVTADQIVVAAGGHANVPEVVQASGVPFHTSDTIMRIDELPASMVIVGGGFISAEFAHVFSALGVDVRIVTRGPALLRAEDAEISQRFTEIAQKQWEVHLSATVETVKGDDAGVTLSLADGTTVEGDILLVATGRTPNTQHLGVEKAGIVTHSDGRIKVDEFGRTTAAGVWSLGDISSPYQLKHVANHEARTVAHNLVHPDNLRANDHRFVPAAVFTHPQVASVGLTEQQARDAGHDVTTKTQAFGDVAYGWAMEDTTGVCKLVADRTTGALLGAHIMGPQASTVIQPAIQALSFGLGVREMARGQYWIHPALAEVLENALLGLDVPGQD
- a CDS encoding DUF808 domain-containing protein; translation: MAGGLVALLDDVAALARAAAASIDDVGAAAARASVKATGVVVDDTAVTPRYVQGLDPKRELPIIKKIAKGSIRNKLLFILPAIMLLSQFLPWLLMPVLMVGGAYLSYEGAEKLWEALRGGHEEESNADKSEAEITGGAIRTDFILSAEIMVISLKEVEDEPFLSRLAILIVVALLITVLVYGVVALIVKMDDVGLHLTQKPGRGAQRLGSTLVHGMPKVLSVLSTVGIAAMLWVGGHILLIGLDDVGWHWPYAQVHHLEESVHDATGALGSVLGWLTNTLGSALVGLVVGAVIVAALHVIPRRNSKVAEGAAH
- a CDS encoding DinB family protein, producing MTQEIVPDTKDWTWTLERPCPDCGFDAGAVTADQVGILVLQAAQPWTEVLERADARDRRTPGVWSDLEYGCHVRDVCVLFAQRTQQMLEEDDPAFANWDQDVTAAESNYAEQDPAAVSTELAEAAAAYARAYGEVTGEQWARTGVRSGGSHFTVLTLAQYGLHDLNHHLHDVGAVGVQTQQ
- the ahcY gene encoding adenosylhomocysteinase — encoded protein: MSFDHKVRDLSLAEAGRHQFRLAEHEMPGLMSLREEFGDSQPLKGAKIAGSLHMTVQTGVLIETLTALGAEVRWASCNIYSTQDEAAAAAVVGPDGTPEDPKGVPVFAWKGESLPEYWECTNEILTWPNGEGPNMILDDGGDATMLVHKGREWEAAGQVPPTTDADSEEFSVFKDLVRKTLAEDPKKWTKISEGIKGVTEETTTGVHRLYELAKAGELLFPAINVNDSVTKSKFDNKYGCRHSVIDGLNRATDVLIGGKVAVVAGFGDVGKGVASALAGQGARVIVTEVDPICALQAAMEGFQVAKLDDVLDIADIYVTTTGCYDVITADHMSKMKNKAIVSNIGHFDNEIDMAGLAKIPGVKKVEIKPQVHEWTFEGGNSIIVLSEGRLMNLGNATGHPSFVMSNSFANQTIAQIEIFTKPGEYKNDVYVLPKHLDEKVARLHLAALGVELTELSKAQAEYLGVDVAGPYKPEHYRY
- the mtrA gene encoding MtrAB system response regulator MtrA yields the protein MKGRILVVDDDPALAEMLGIILHSEGLEVTHCAEGGTAVQAFRDSKPDVVLLDVMLPGLDGIEVCRRIRAESGVPIIMLTARTDTVDVVVGLESGADDYVNKPFKPQELVARVRARLRRGDEPEPERLQIGDLTIDVAGHTVKRADELISLTPLEFDLLVALARKPWQVFTREVLLEQVWGYRHAGDTRLVNVHVQRLRSKIERDPERPEIVLTVRGVGYKAGSS
- the mtrB gene encoding MtrAB system histidine kinase MtrB codes for the protein MSSSGVTDGTSPAAGGSTPRAGEPTWDERLRLLLMHSGWRGRRVLRRWLRPWRRSLLLRVMTTTVLLGALTSFALGSFMYQRIADGLVAAKMRSSEQDAAQRRTDAERKIASTIRVDPSTMQQLGQDIVDQTAAPGEDRSRLAILTLAKTPGETNDALPAMFTPPYVQESWIPESIRDALDADPEHQQAMTIRVSGQDEGSPTNIPAVVIGSQLRLQQAGNYDLYIIYPMQTETRTLALIKNAFILGGLGLVLLLAALAYMVTRMVVTPVRSARHVAERLSEGALNERMVAQGEDDLARLATSFNAMADNLQRQIRQLEDLSEVQQRFTSDVSHELRTPLTTIRMAADLIHQSRSDFSAPVSRSAELLLRELDRFESLLADLLEISRFDAGAASLELEQADLRDVVRRVIDSTATLASRAGTVVMVEAPAPCRADMDQRRVERVIRNLVSNAIEHAEQRPIDITVGANDTAVAVSVRDHGVGLKPGEASMVFNRFWRSDPARARTTGGTGLGLSISLEDARLHQGWLQAWGEPGEGSCFRLTLPLRPGDAIKRSPTRLVDVAPTATADPSTLVIPAATDRVDR
- a CDS encoding LpqB family beta-propeller domain-containing protein; this encodes MRRVLVAVLTVCCLLALSACGGIPKQSAVQPRLAVGTDSGKEVNRVSIDPLPPQSGATREQVAAGFIKAHIGTDDAFATAKDFMAPAAQQRWGPDQSIVVLRDHNLTITRKGNVVTVSAVAIAQVSSDGHLSELPEPKSMSVALPMAKVGEDWRVAQVPPTLGLWLAKDDFTRLYTPRQIFYGAIGQKKVLVPDTRWLSEPASVTAMAKAVLTPPPAWLSPAVRHQMPAGIDLPVQSVPVSDDGTAQVELPPEIRDASPADRVLLWACMLQTLSLGPKVQKVEVTVGGAPLQVPQFPPQPASAGDLGYQAIVSNDGPAILRDGEQLQWETDTLGSENDHNTKLRPEEETLPSLPAITRNWTLLAADSQARELAAVSGDLRTISRWVGGHRYDRPAFATGLVRPSYDGDGSLWLAGRALATAGPTPTTGKPDAAGPATVWVIDTGDPVEQAQPKAIDAPWLAGRDVLALEVSAEGQRVALVVRERNGGRTSLLISAIQRDPQGEVESLTPPRVVNDSVTHLTDVSWVNSTTLAVVGKLRSDPSQERPILVNLDGFAAPLRRADGAVRVVGGTRSQDNVSVVTNRDTILVRQGEAWKKVATGQDLVVPAPQ